A genomic stretch from Erigeron canadensis isolate Cc75 chromosome 9, C_canadensis_v1, whole genome shotgun sequence includes:
- the LOC122581603 gene encoding uncharacterized protein LOC122581603 — MCFASFICKAVENNKIKGIDLGKDGLCVSHLLYADDCVLLGEWSGQNLKAIARVLRVFNLCSGFKIHLGKSKLFGIGVGDNEIEDMAKVVGCSACSLPFKHLGIWIGADMNRVNNWNFLIDIVESRLAKWKAASLSMAGRLVLLKSVLESLPTYSFSAFKAPIQVIDALEV; from the coding sequence ATGTGTTTCGCATCTTTTATATGCAAGGCTGtggaaaataacaaaattaaaggAATTGATTTAGGGAAAGATGGGTTATGTGTTTCGCATCTTTTATATGCCGACGACTGTGTTCTGTTGGGCGAATGGTCTGGGCAGAATCTCAAAGCTATTGCTAGAGTTCTACGGGTTTTCAACTTGTGCTCGGGTTTTAAGATTCATCTCGGGAAATCTAAGTTATTTGGTATTGGTGTGGGTGACAATGAAATTGAGGATATGGCGAAGGTTGTTGGCTGTTCGGCATGCTCATTACCTTTCAAACACCTGGGAATATGGATCGGTGCAGATATGAACAGAGTTAATAACTGGAACTTCTTGATCGACATTGTTGAATCGAGATTGGCTAAGTGGAAAGCAGCTAGTTTATCTATGGCAGGGAGATTAGTGTTATTAAAATCAGTTCTGGAGAGTCTACCTACTTACTCTTTCTCGGCTTTTAAAGCCCCTATACAGGTGATTGACGCTTTGGAAGTTTAA
- the LOC122581605 gene encoding uncharacterized protein LOC122581605, protein MAKKQNDGSTVKEERFQWTAKMDEAFIEAMLKEQNEGNRIDGSFTPQAYTNMVNDLTAKLNKDFKKEHLKNRLKTLKDHFSQCYDLFRGVSLSGFAWNSETRLIEAEDEVWDQLINEKPEAAKWKTKEICHYDELRQLFAKDRASGTSAITAKERRKQIENERRIETIQEVDQLLETNQVTLEKPITPEETQGAPTTPLSQLKLPTISKEKKKEKEGGRRKKY, encoded by the exons ATGGCTAAAAAACAGAATGACGGATCTACTGTGAAGGAAGAGAGGTTTCAATGGACCGCTAAGATGGACGAAGCATTCATTGAAGCCATGCTTAAGGAACAAAACGAGGGCAATAGGATTGATGGGTCTTTCACACCACAAGCATACACTAATATGGTGAATGATCTTACGGCAAAGTTGAACAAGGATTTCAAAAAAGAGCATCTGAAAAACAGATTGAAAACATTAAAAGATCACTTTTCTCAATGTTACGATCTTTTTAGGGGGGTTTCATTAAGCGGATTTGCATGGAACTCGGAGACTAGATTAATTGAGGCCGAAGATGAGGTCTGGGATCAACTCATCAAT GAGAAGCCCGAAGCTGCAAAGTGGAAGACGAAAGAAATATGTCATTATGATGAACTGCGACAATTGTTTGCAAAAGATAGAGCATCAGGTACTTCAGCAATAACTGCAAAGGAGAGGAGAAAGCAAATCGAAAATGAACggagaattgaaacaattcaagagGTTGATCAATTGCTTGAAACTAATCAGGTTACCTTGGAGAAGCCTATTACTCCAGAGGAAACTCAAGGTGCACCAACTACACCACTTTCACAACTGAAGCTTCCAACTATaagcaaagagaaaaaaaaagaaaaggaaggtggaagaagaaaaaagtatTGA
- the LOC122581606 gene encoding putative nuclease HARBI1 — MTTLQHLAAIHLVCVVAVFIVYRRLRGTYRLRDRDMMLNGKNVRKELFHYLSISGSYHKHIRMSENAFNILCHKLKNEGGLRPTQRMSVEEQVIRFLHLVAHDVRISAVSLLYRRSESAINRDFHRVLNAIISLENQYIQQPTGDVVQKEIQDKKRSYPFFKDCIGAIDGTHVRVRVSNKDAPRFRGRKGYPTINALVACTFDLKFTYVLSGWEGTASDSRIIKDALSRDDKLVIPDGKFYLVDGGLPHRSTLIAPYRGVRYHLKEYSSRAPQNTRELFNLRHASLRNAIERAFGVLKKRFAIIRSSNEPFYPLETQSDIFLSCCILHNFLLEVDPDKELEDEVAREVLDAQQEEVHHSQREIDEGGEQIRNSIATQMWNAYLSDPNNEIDMSN; from the exons ATGACGACACTTCAACATTTAGCCGCAATCCACTTGGTTTGTGTTGTAGCTGTTTTTATTGTATATCGTAGACTCCGTGGCACATACCGTTTACGTGATCGAGACATGATGCTAAATGGAAAAAACGTACGGAAAGAATTATTTCACTACCTCTCCATAAGTGGCTCATACCATAAGCATATTCGCATGAGTGAGAACGCTTTCAATATATTATGTCACAAGTTGAAAAATGAGGGTGGTCTTCGACCAACTCAACGTATGTCGGTTGAAGAACAAGTTATTAGATTTTTGCATTTGGTAGCTCATGACGTAAGAATAAGTGCAGTGTCTTTGTTATATCGTCGTTCCGAATCAGCCATCAATAGAGATTTTCATAGAGTTTTGAATGCAATAATATCATTAGAAAATCAATACATTCAACAACCTACGGGTGATGTTGTTCAAAAGGAGATTCAAGACAAAAAGAGATCTTATCCCTTTTTTAAGGATTGCATTGGAGCAATTGATGGAACACATGTTCGTGTGAGAGTGTCAAATAAAGATGCGCCTAGATTTCGCGGTCGAAAAGGTTATCCAACAATTAATGCGTTAGTTGCATGTACATTTGATCTAAAGTTCACATATGTTTTGAGTGGTTGGGAAGGCACAGCATCAGACTCGAGGATAATAAAAGATGCCCTTAGTAGAGATGATAAGCTAGTTATTCCTGACG GTAAGTTTTATTTGGTTGACGGTGGTTTACCTCATAGAAGCACACTTATAGCACCTTATAGAGGCGTTAGGTATCATTTGAAAGAGTACTCATCGCGTGCACCTCAGAATACGCGGGAACTCTTTAACCTTCGTCATGCATCATTACGAAATGCTATTGAACGAGCGTTCGGAGTGCTTAAGAAAAGATTTGCTATAATAAGAAGCTCAAATGAACCTTTTTATCCTCTTGAGACACAATCAGACATATTTTTGTCATGTTGTATTTTACACAACTTTTTACTAGAAGTGGATCCTgataaagaacttgaagatgAAGTGGCACGTGAAGTTTTAGATGCACAACAAGAAGAAGTACATCACTCTCAAAGAGAAATAGATGAGGGAGGGGAACAAATAAGAAACTCAATTGCAACTCAAATGTGGAATGCATACTTGTCTGACCCAAacaatgaaattgatatgtctAATTAG
- the LOC122581607 gene encoding B3 domain-containing protein Os07g0679700-like, giving the protein MSSSTRICMNGMCGRTTSDQWKRGWPMKVGGFATLCSICGTEYEKVHYCERFHLNESGWRECQFCEKPVHCGCIVSKYLFECLDSGGISCMKCIRAKRTQSFSQPQVSKIPSGITWFSDNGLSSVCANHMNNATPSKQYQHASSTSSGVGNLCPSNKDNVSTLENLLPLPTIFPGRLPLPTLPDNKKTNLGSNSVDQQFMGFSALATSNGVVEVRVQEKVPSNKEEQQPPQIVPKSLNSGVSIKSQVNKGTGSGNRASKPHGEGRGNNQLLPKYVPKITEQEMLQIYGGLSSSCTITPLFEKVLSASDAGRVGRLVLPKACAEAYFPAIDHSEGVPVKITDTNGKEWTFQFRYWLNNNSRMYVLEGISPFIRSLKLQAGDTVIFSRLDPENRLVMVCQKAPISEDATALPTTVNGDLICTGNGNSSSNVEHDNTNNFVSVQKSVIQEEKKTRNIGSKSKRLHMHCEDALEIKFTWEEAQDFFKPPPSKPTVVVIENCELEEYDEPPVFGKKTVFMPNASGLQDQWLQCDSCSKWRKLPSDVLIPSKWTCSDNVSDPDRCSCTAAEEIGVGLLDSQQSLDKESKKQKITESSASEVQKLEPNVAVLGKNACEPTTRHPRHRLGCTCIVCMQPPSGKGKHKPNCICIVCSTVRRRFNTLMLRKKQQKSEKESEAVKKSLVQATNKTQVDDGLETGTGSEMITERTNKGQDLDLNCDPKDEEMILSEATNSF; this is encoded by the exons ATGTCGTCGTCGACAAGGATATGCATGAATGGAATGTGTGGGAGAACGACGTCAGATCAATGGAAAAGAGGTTGGCCCATGAAAGTCGGTGGCTTTGCTACTCTTTGCTCCATTTGTGG AACTGAATATGAAAAAGTGCATTACTGTGAAAGATTCCATCTGAATGAATCGGGTTGGAGAGAATGTCAATTTTGTGAGAAG CCTGTTCATTGTGGATGCattgtttctaaatatctttttGAATGCCTTGATTCTGGTGGGATATCATGTATGAAGTGCATAAGAGCTAAGAGAACCCAATCATTTTCACAG CCACAGGTTAGCAAGATTCCTAGTGGCATCACTTGGTTTTCTGACAATGGGCTTTCCTCTGTTTGTGCCAACCATATGAATAATGCCACACCATCTAAGCAATATCAACATGCATCTTCAACTTCTTCTGGAGTTGGGAACCTTTGCCCTTCTAATAAAGATAATGTCTCAACCTTAGAAAATCTGTTACCTCTACCTACAATCTTTCCAGGCCGATTACCTTTACCCACTTTACCcgacaataaaaaaacaaatttaggaTCCAACTCAGTTGATCAACAATTTATGGGCTTTTCTGCACTCGCTACTTCTAATGGGGTTGTAGAGGTAAGAGTTCAAGAAAAAGTACCTTCAAATAAAGAAGAGCAACAACCACCACAGATAGTTCCAAAGTCGCTGAATTCTGGAGTTAGCATAAAGTCACAAGTAAACAAAGGAACGGGGTCAGGTAACAGAGCTTCCAAACCACATGGTGAAGGTCGAGGCAATAATCAGTTACTTCCAAAATACGTGCCGAAGATCACTGAACAAGAAATGTTGCAAATATATGGAGG TTTAAGCTCAAGTTGTACCATCACTCCACTATTTGAGAAGGTTCTGTCTGCAAGTGATGCTGGCCGAGTTGGTCGCTTAGTCCTGCCAAAAGCATGTGCTGAA GCGTATTTTCCGGCTATTGATCACTCAGAAGGTGTACCGGTGAAGATCACTGATACAAATGGGAAAGAATGGACATTTCAATTCAGATATTGGCTCAATAATAACAGCCGAATGTATGTTCTAGAGGGTATAAGCCCTTTTATACGAAGTTTAAAATTGCAAGCTGGAGACACAG TGATATTTAGTCGATTAGATCCAGAAAACAGACTTGTTATGGTTTGTCAAAAGGCTCCAATTTCTGAGGATGCAACTGCTCTTCCTACTACTGTTAATGGTGATCTTATATGCACAGGAAATGGAAACTCTTCATCA AATGTGGAGCATGACAACACAAATAACTTTGTATCAGTACAGAAATCGGTAAttcaagaagaaaagaagacCCGTAATATAGGGTCTAAAAGCAAAAGGCTACACATGCATTGTGAAGATGCCTTGGAGATCAAATTTACATGGGAAGAAGCACAAGATTTCTTCAAGCCACCTCCTTCTAAGCCAACTGTTGTTGTGATTGAAAATTGTGAACTGGAAGAATATGAT GAACCACCTGTCTTTGGCAAGAAGACCGTATTCATGCCGAATGCATCAGG GTTACAAGATCAATGGCTTCAGTGTGATAGTTGCTCCAAATGGCGGAAGTTGCCTTCTGATGTCCTCATTCCTTCCAAGTGGACTTGCTCTGATAATGTTTCAGATCCAGACAG GTGTTCTTGTACGGCTGCTGAGGAGATTGGAGTTGGGCTTTTGGATTCCCAACAGAGTCTTGACAAGG AATCTAAGAAGCAGAAAATAACAGAAAGTTCGGCAAGCGAAGTACAGAAACTAGAGCCTAACGTGGCTGTATTAGGAAAGAATGCTTGTGAGCCCACCACGAGGCACCCCCGCCACCGGCTTGGTTGCACTTGCATCGTCTGTATGCAACCCCCAAGTGGAAAAGGAAAGCACAAACCGAATTGCATATGTATTGTCTGCTCAACAGTTAGGCGTCGTTTCAATACCCTAATGCTACGCAAGAAACAACAAAAATCTGAAAAGGAGAGTGAAGCTGTCAAGAAATCACTGGTTCAGGCTACCAACAAGACCCAAGTGGATGATGGGCTTGAAACTGGAACTGGGTCCGAAATGATAACTGAGCGCACTAATAAAGGTCAAGATTTGGATTTGAATTGTGACCCAAAGGATGAAGAGATGATACTCTCTGAAGCTACTAATTCTTTCTAG